The window GATTTGGCACCAAAGTGGTAAACGGATAATCCGCAATTTTGGGGCGCGCCGCAGAGAGCGCTGCAATCAAAGTCGATTTACCCGCATTGGGTAAGCCAATAATGCCGACTTCTGCCAACAGCTTCAACTCTAGGCGAATGCGCCGCTCTTCCCCTGGTAAACCCGGCAGGGCATGTTCTGGAGCCCGATTGCGATTGCTTAGAAAATGACGGTTTCCTAATCCCCCTTTCCCCCCTTTGGCCACGCAGAGGGTTTGCTTGGGGGTAACCAAATCACCCAAAACCTCATCAGTCTCAGCATCATAGACAACGGTGCCGCAGGGAACCTCAATATAGCGATTTTCACCACAGGCTCCGGTGCGGTTATTGGGGCCGCCGCGCCGTCCATGACCCGCCTTAAAAACATGGGCATACCGAAAATCTAACAAGGTTTGTAAGTTTGAATCGGCAACCAGATAGATCGCACCACCGTTGCCGCCATTACCCCCAGAAGGGCCACCTGCTGGAACATATTTTTCACGGCGAAAAGCCACCATTCCATCGCCGCCATTGCCAGCAATAACCGTAACCTCTGATAAGTCAATAAATTTCATGAGCGCCTTGCCTTCAGGAAGGCAAATGAGGAAGCAAGATCCCACAGGATGCTAGAACATGGGAGCACCATCTGCTGAGAGGATCTCTATCCTACCCATACGTGTCCTGCAGCACTAGGCATGGGCTGAAGAAATCTACCGCTCATCAGGAGAAGACGCTATCTCAAGCCTGCTCACGCAACGTCATTTCTGCTGGCAAGCAAATCAGCCCATCTCCATAGGAGCTAATCACACCTCGCTGGCGTAATTTCCCCATGAGTCGTGTGATGGTGACTCGTGTTGACCCGATCGCGCTGCCAATTTGAGCATGGGTCAGCGGAAACGGTAGATAATAGCCATCTGGGCAAGATTCGCCAAACTCTTCGATGAGCAGCGTGAGGAAGCCGATTAAGCGATCCATCGTTCGACGCTGCCCCAGGGTGCTTAACCACAGGAGTTTGCGCTGATGTTGATGACGAAACGCCTCTAGCACTTCACGGCGAAAATGGGGCCAGTTGTCTAAATCATGCCAATAGAGCCAAATAACCGCAGTCTGGTCGACATGGGCAAAGCTTTGGAGAGAAAATGGGGACTGAGCTACAATTTCAAAAGGCTGTCCGGCACCGACAAACCCAAGAAACGCTTCTTCGTCCTGGGCCATCAGAGGAGTCGTGGTGGCATCTTCATCAGACGCAACATCCACGCTCACCTGGGCATTGCCCGTTAACCTGACGGCACCTCGCTGCACCAGATACAGCAGACCAGGACGGGCTGGGATTCGTTCATCTTTGACAAACGTGCGACAGCGATAATGCTCTTGAGCCCAATCTGAAATACGCTGCCAGGTCAGAAAGGGACGGGCCTGATTGGCCGGGGATGATGAATACATAGTGCGTGCGTTGGAGTGAGACTATTCTGACTGTTCAAACGGAAACTGCCTCAAGCTCAGTTGGAAACACACGGTTGCTCTAACATATGTTGGGGGCAGACGTGCGACCTCTAGGAAATAAAGCGCTTATACAGGCGTAATACGCAGATTGCGGACAGCCGCCCGTAATTTTTCTCCATACTAACCAAACTTTACGTATTATTTCCAGCCATTCTGATACGGACATCCAGGGAACTACAGTCTGATAACAGAGATATTAAGCAGCTCTAGAATTGTCGATGACATAGGAGAATGTCATCTCAAATTGCTAATAACACGCTAACTCAGATCGCCATTAAAGCCGTGTCAAAAAGGCTACTCTTTGACGCGCTAAAAGCTTCAATAGCTTCGACTCCGGTCACTCTAGCCAACTTTCCGATAGCAGCATTGAAGGGCAACTGGCCCATCACTTACCGCTGTGCGATCGCGCTAAAGCTCGCTGCGTCTGAGTCCACTGCAGCCAGCACCATCGCGAATCAATTAGTAGAGGTTATCAGAGGACAGCAAGATGTCAAGTTTTTCCCAGGGGTCAGCGGGCAATTTTTGAGCGCTCTCCCTTGGGTCGTGCATGCAGACAACCAAGGATGGATTCTCCTCACCCTCTGTGATCAAGGGATTGCAGATTGGCTCGCCTATCTCAATGAGCTGACGCTGTTCCCTTCATCTAATCAATCGGAGCAATCGGAGCAATCGGAGCAATCCGCGCCCAATGAAACGAACATCCCAAACCAGTCAGGGGCTGCATTCCGCACTGAGGCGTTTCCTCGGGGGCTTCTCTGCTCACAATTACAGCTATCTCTGCCCATGCTGCTGCAGTTTGGCCATGCTCGCTGTTGTGCCTGGTTAAGACACGCCGATCCGGCCAGCTATCGCGAGCCACCGCTGCCATTCACCAGTGAGCAGCCCCCCGCTGGCATTCC is drawn from Leptolyngbya sp. SIO1E4 and contains these coding sequences:
- the obgE gene encoding GTPase ObgE, whose product is MKFIDLSEVTVIAGNGGDGMVAFRREKYVPAGGPSGGNGGNGGAIYLVADSNLQTLLDFRYAHVFKAGHGRRGGPNNRTGACGENRYIEVPCGTVVYDAETDEVLGDLVTPKQTLCVAKGGKGGLGNRHFLSNRNRAPEHALPGLPGEERRIRLELKLLAEVGIIGLPNAGKSTLIAALSAARPKIADYPFTTLVPNLGVVRKPTGDGTVFADIPGLIAGAHEGLGLGHEFLRHIERTRLLLHLVDATADDPIADYQTIQQELTAYGHGLADRPQLLALNKADALPAEDCEALVELMAEVGPAPAFVISAVTRQNLDVLMQAIWDALDQLTPIEDEADVPVATQPASL
- a CDS encoding Crp/Fnr family transcriptional regulator, with the protein product MYSSSPANQARPFLTWQRISDWAQEHYRCRTFVKDERIPARPGLLYLVQRGAVRLTGNAQVSVDVASDEDATTTPLMAQDEEAFLGFVGAGQPFEIVAQSPFSLQSFAHVDQTAVIWLYWHDLDNWPHFRREVLEAFRHQHQRKLLWLSTLGQRRTMDRLIGFLTLLIEEFGESCPDGYYLPFPLTHAQIGSAIGSTRVTITRLMGKLRQRGVISSYGDGLICLPAEMTLREQA